The following are encoded in a window of Methylocystis rosea genomic DNA:
- the phoU gene encoding phosphate signaling complex protein PhoU codes for MSDHIVKSYDRDLEALGRRIAEMGGVAEKMLAEAMDALSTFDVDLAHRVVSSDPRLDALQREIEENAILTIARRQPLAVDLRECIAAIRISGDIERVGDLAKNIAKRTLKIVSEARVPRAIVGLKSMHEIAAMQLKDSLDAYALRDTERARAVWQNDSDLDALEDSVFRDLLTFMMEDPRNISFCTHLLFCSKNLERIGDHTTNISETVVYLVTGEAMPTERPKTRVPDFGLKDEAAQ; via the coding sequence ATGAGCGATCATATTGTTAAATCCTACGACCGGGACCTTGAAGCCCTGGGACGCCGCATCGCTGAAATGGGCGGCGTCGCGGAGAAAATGCTGGCGGAGGCGATGGACGCTTTGTCGACCTTCGACGTCGACCTCGCCCACCGCGTCGTCTCCAGCGATCCTCGTCTCGACGCGTTGCAGCGCGAAATCGAGGAGAACGCCATTCTCACCATCGCGCGCCGGCAGCCGCTTGCGGTCGATCTGCGTGAATGCATCGCCGCGATCCGCATTTCCGGCGACATCGAGCGCGTCGGCGATCTGGCCAAGAACATCGCCAAGAGAACGCTCAAGATCGTGTCGGAGGCGCGCGTGCCGCGCGCGATCGTCGGTCTGAAGTCGATGCATGAAATCGCCGCGATGCAGCTTAAGGACTCGTTGGACGCCTACGCCTTGCGCGACACCGAGCGGGCGCGCGCGGTCTGGCAGAACGATTCCGATCTCGACGCGCTGGAGGATTCGGTGTTCCGCGATCTCCTCACCTTCATGATGGAGGACCCGCGCAACATCTCCTTCTGTACGCATCTCCTGTTCTGCTCGAAGAATCTGGAGCGGATCGGCGATCACACGACCAACATCTCGGAGACGGTCGTTTATCTGGTCACCGGCGAGGCGATGCCCACGGAGCGGCCGAAGACGCGCGTTCCCGACTTCGGCCTGAAGGACGAGGCGGCGCAATGA
- the pstB gene encoding phosphate ABC transporter ATP-binding protein PstB, producing the protein MNAAAQIAQVKAPLTKVSMRNLDFFYGESHSLKAVTMPLYANKVTSFIGPSGCGKSTLLRVLNRMYDLYPGQRAEGEVLLDGENILDPAVDINALRSRIGMVFQKPTPFPMSIYENIAFGIRLYEKLPRADMDARVEGALRGAALWDEVKDKLHTSGLGLSGGQQQRLCIARSVAVQPEIILFDEPCSALDPISTAKVEELIDELASRYTIAIVTHNMQQAVRVSDYTAFMYLGELVEFGETDDVFNKPQAKRTLDYITGRFG; encoded by the coding sequence ATGAACGCCGCTGCTCAAATTGCTCAAGTAAAGGCGCCGCTGACCAAGGTTTCAATGCGGAATCTCGACTTCTTTTACGGCGAGTCGCATTCGCTCAAAGCCGTCACCATGCCCTTATACGCTAATAAGGTGACATCCTTCATCGGCCCCTCGGGCTGCGGCAAGTCCACGCTGCTGCGCGTCTTGAACCGCATGTATGATCTCTATCCCGGCCAGCGCGCCGAGGGAGAGGTGCTGCTCGACGGCGAGAATATTCTCGATCCGGCGGTCGACATTAACGCCTTGCGCTCGCGCATCGGCATGGTGTTCCAAAAGCCGACGCCCTTTCCAATGTCGATCTATGAGAACATCGCGTTCGGCATTCGGCTATACGAGAAACTGCCGCGCGCCGACATGGACGCGCGCGTCGAAGGCGCGCTGCGCGGCGCCGCTCTTTGGGACGAGGTCAAGGACAAGCTTCACACCAGCGGTCTGGGCCTGTCAGGCGGACAGCAGCAGCGACTCTGCATCGCGCGCAGCGTCGCGGTGCAGCCGGAGATCATTCTGTTCGACGAGCCGTGTTCGGCGCTCGATCCGATTTCGACGGCGAAGGTCGAGGAGCTGATAGACGAATTGGCCAGCCGCTACACCATAGCGATCGTCACCCACAACATGCAGCAGGCGGTGCGCGTCTCTGATTACACGGCGTTCATGTATCTCGGCGAGCTCGTCGAATTCGGCGAGACGGACGACGTGTTCAACAAGCCCCAAGCGAAGCGCACGCTCGACTACATCACCGGCCGTTTTGGCTAA
- the pstA gene encoding phosphate ABC transporter permease PstA produces MSLYASRRGANSAATTLCWVAAVFGLSWLALILGSLVYEGVRGLSPAVFTEMTPPPGSKGGLLNAIAGSLVMTIIGVAIGTPLGMLAGTYMAEYGRYSKLTMIVRFINDILLSAPSIVIGLFVYEILVHPMGHFSAISGAVALALLVVPVVVRTTEDMLLLVPGSMREAASALGAPRAHVVAKVAYRAAKAGLITGVLLAVARVSGETAPLLFTALNNQFWSSDLTAPMASLPVVIFQFALSPYKDWQQLAWTGALLITVAVLALSIAARALSAGRRNSK; encoded by the coding sequence ATGTCGCTTTATGCTTCACGCCGCGGCGCCAACTCAGCCGCCACCACGCTGTGCTGGGTGGCCGCTGTGTTCGGCCTTTCCTGGCTGGCCTTGATCCTCGGCTCTCTCGTTTATGAGGGCGTGCGCGGCCTGTCGCCGGCGGTCTTCACCGAGATGACGCCGCCGCCCGGCAGCAAGGGCGGCCTTCTCAACGCCATCGCCGGATCGCTTGTCATGACGATCATCGGCGTCGCCATCGGCACGCCGCTGGGCATGCTGGCCGGCACTTATATGGCCGAATACGGACGCTATTCGAAGCTCACGATGATCGTGCGCTTCATCAACGATATCCTGCTCAGCGCGCCATCGATCGTCATCGGCCTCTTCGTGTATGAGATTCTCGTTCACCCGATGGGCCACTTCTCGGCGATCTCGGGCGCCGTGGCGCTGGCGCTGTTGGTCGTCCCTGTCGTCGTGCGAACCACCGAGGATATGCTGCTGCTTGTGCCCGGTTCGATGCGCGAGGCGGCTTCGGCGCTCGGCGCGCCCCGTGCGCATGTCGTTGCCAAGGTCGCCTATCGCGCCGCCAAGGCTGGACTGATCACCGGCGTGTTGCTCGCTGTGGCGCGCGTCTCGGGGGAGACGGCGCCGCTGCTCTTCACCGCGCTCAACAATCAGTTCTGGAGCAGCGACCTCACCGCCCCAATGGCGAGCCTGCCGGTCGTCATCTTTCAGTTCGCCCTGTCGCCCTACAAGGACTGGCAGCAGCTCGCTTGGACCGGCGCGCTGCTCATCACTGTCGCTGTTCTCGCTCTCTCGATCGCGGCCCGCGCGCTCAGCGCCGGGCGGAGGAACTCGAAATGA
- the pstC gene encoding phosphate ABC transporter permease subunit PstC, whose amino-acid sequence MTRAAAVIVLVILAGVIVSLVYGSMPAIQAFGFGFLTSQAWNPVTENFGAAAAIYGTLVTSIVAMVIAVPVGLGVATFLTELCPHALRRPIGVAIELLAGIPSIIYGIWGLFVLAPFLQSHVQPALISAFGDIPFFSTLFAGPPYGIGMLTAGFILAIMVLPFIASISRDVFETVPPVLKEAAWGIGATTWEVMRYVVVPYTRVGVIGGMMLGLGRALGETMAVTFVIGNAHKISGSLLAPGTTISATIANEFTEAVGDLYTSALIELGLILFVITFFVLALARYMLMRIEQKSA is encoded by the coding sequence ATGACCCGTGCGGCGGCCGTTATCGTGCTGGTGATTCTGGCCGGCGTCATCGTCTCGCTCGTCTACGGCTCTATGCCTGCGATCCAGGCATTTGGCTTTGGCTTCCTCACGTCGCAGGCCTGGAACCCGGTCACCGAGAACTTCGGCGCGGCGGCGGCGATATATGGCACGCTCGTCACATCGATCGTCGCCATGGTGATCGCGGTGCCGGTCGGCCTCGGCGTCGCCACCTTCCTTACCGAGCTTTGTCCGCATGCGTTGCGCCGGCCGATCGGCGTCGCGATCGAGCTTCTCGCCGGCATTCCCTCGATCATCTACGGAATCTGGGGCCTCTTCGTGCTGGCGCCTTTTCTGCAATCGCATGTGCAGCCGGCGCTGATATCGGCCTTTGGCGACATTCCGTTTTTCTCGACGCTCTTCGCCGGTCCGCCTTACGGCATCGGCATGCTGACGGCGGGCTTCATTCTCGCGATCATGGTGCTGCCCTTCATCGCCTCGATCTCGCGCGACGTCTTCGAGACCGTGCCGCCGGTGCTGAAAGAAGCGGCCTGGGGCATCGGCGCCACGACATGGGAAGTGATGCGTTATGTCGTCGTCCCTTACACGCGCGTCGGCGTGATCGGCGGCATGATGCTGGGCCTGGGCCGCGCGCTTGGCGAGACAATGGCCGTCACTTTCGTCATCGGCAACGCGCACAAGATTTCCGGATCGCTGCTTGCGCCCGGCACGACGATCTCGGCGACCATCGCCAATGAGTTCACCGAAGCGGTCGGCGATCTTTACACCTCGGCGCTCATCGAACTTGGCCTTATCCTCTTCGTCATCACCTTCTTCGTTCTCGCTCTGGCGCGTTACATGCTGATGCGCATCGAGCAGAAGTCGGCGTAA
- the pstS gene encoding phosphate ABC transporter substrate-binding protein PstS, with amino-acid sequence MISTIFRRGAGAALALAVMCGAAAAIDISGAGATFPYPIYAKWAEAYRKDTGNGLNYQSIGSGGGIKQVKARTVTFGASDQPLKAEELQAAGLVQWPQVIGGIVPVINLEGVAGGDLTLDGLTVAKIFLGEIVKWDDAAIKKLNPKAKLPSQPIVVVHRSDGSGTTFNFTNYLSKVSPDWKSKVGENTSVEWPVGIGAKGNEGVANNVANTKGAIGYVEYAYAKQNKLTYTKMVNKDGKVVPPSMETFQAAAAGADWSHAEGFYEILTNEPGAKAWPITAATFILLPKEPKSEADAAEALKFFSWAFANGGKMAEELDYIPMPKPVVELIKKSWANVKSADGKPLLH; translated from the coding sequence ATGATCTCGACGATTTTCAGGCGCGGCGCTGGCGCGGCGCTGGCGCTCGCCGTCATGTGCGGCGCCGCCGCAGCCATCGACATTTCCGGCGCCGGCGCGACCTTCCCCTATCCGATCTACGCCAAATGGGCTGAAGCGTATCGGAAGGATACCGGCAATGGCCTTAACTATCAGTCCATCGGGTCGGGCGGCGGCATCAAGCAGGTCAAGGCGCGCACCGTCACGTTTGGCGCGTCCGACCAGCCGCTCAAGGCCGAGGAGCTTCAGGCGGCGGGTCTTGTGCAGTGGCCGCAAGTGATTGGCGGCATCGTGCCGGTGATCAATCTCGAAGGCGTCGCCGGCGGCGACCTCACGCTCGATGGCTTGACCGTTGCAAAAATCTTCCTCGGCGAAATCGTCAAATGGGACGATGCGGCGATCAAGAAGCTCAATCCGAAGGCGAAGCTGCCGTCGCAGCCGATCGTCGTCGTGCATCGCTCGGACGGTTCGGGAACGACTTTCAATTTCACGAACTATCTCTCGAAGGTTTCGCCCGACTGGAAGTCGAAGGTCGGCGAGAACACGTCGGTCGAATGGCCGGTCGGCATCGGCGCCAAGGGCAATGAAGGCGTCGCCAACAACGTCGCCAACACCAAAGGCGCAATCGGCTATGTCGAATATGCCTACGCCAAGCAGAACAAGCTGACCTATACCAAGATGGTCAATAAGGACGGCAAGGTCGTCCCGCCCAGCATGGAGACTTTCCAGGCGGCGGCCGCTGGCGCCGACTGGTCGCATGCCGAGGGTTTCTACGAAATTCTGACGAATGAGCCGGGCGCCAAGGCGTGGCCGATAACGGCGGCGACCTTCATCTTGCTGCCCAAGGAGCCTAAGTCCGAAGCCGATGCGGCCGAGGCGCTCAAATTCTTCTCCTGGGCTTTCGCCAATGGCGGCAAGATGGCGGAGGAGCTCGACTATATTCCCATGCCGAAACCGGTGGTCGAGCTCATCAAGAAGAGCTGGGCGAATGTAAAGAGCGCGGACGGCAAACCCCTGTTGCATTAG
- a CDS encoding ATP-binding protein — protein sequence MNGAGPVAVTLSTQRLKWRDQAIDLLAPIINALPEPIFVIDSETHVIAVNAAAHALSPAIRSGEPLSRSLRSPDMLDAVARVLAGGETEKTVWVERLPVECWFEAHVAPMQIEGFEPAAVVSLRDLTESRRVERMRVDFVANASHELRTPLASLLGFVETLQGPAREDAVTRNKFLGIMREQAQRMARLVDDLLSLSRIEQHMHLRPATPVDLTLLVAHIVDTLSQMAEDRGVAINLDLQPNVVAPGDRDELARVIENLVENALKYGCGDDGGCKPIDISLARKGTLVVLSVRDYGPGVAPEHIPRLTERFYRVDAGKSRAKGGTGLGLAIVKHIVLRHRGRLGIESALGEGTLFRVILPASDSA from the coding sequence TTGAACGGCGCCGGACCCGTCGCGGTGACGCTGTCAACCCAGCGGCTCAAATGGCGCGATCAGGCGATCGATCTCCTCGCGCCGATCATCAACGCACTTCCGGAGCCGATCTTCGTTATCGACTCCGAAACTCATGTCATCGCCGTCAACGCCGCGGCGCACGCGCTCTCGCCGGCCATTCGGTCGGGCGAACCGCTCTCCCGCAGCCTTCGCTCGCCGGACATGCTCGACGCCGTGGCGCGCGTGCTCGCCGGCGGCGAGACGGAGAAGACCGTCTGGGTCGAACGTCTGCCGGTGGAATGCTGGTTTGAAGCGCATGTCGCGCCAATGCAAATCGAAGGGTTCGAGCCGGCCGCCGTCGTGAGCCTGCGCGATCTGACCGAATCCCGGCGCGTCGAGCGGATGCGCGTCGACTTTGTCGCCAACGCCAGTCACGAGCTGCGCACGCCGCTCGCTTCGCTGCTGGGTTTTGTCGAAACCTTGCAAGGTCCCGCGCGCGAGGACGCCGTCACCCGAAACAAATTCCTCGGCATCATGCGCGAGCAGGCGCAGCGGATGGCCCGCCTCGTCGACGATCTGCTGTCGCTCTCGCGCATCGAGCAGCACATGCATCTGCGGCCCGCGACTCCCGTCGATCTCACGCTGCTCGTCGCGCATATCGTCGACACGCTGTCGCAGATGGCCGAAGACAGGGGCGTCGCCATCAATCTCGATCTGCAGCCGAACGTCGTCGCGCCGGGAGATCGGGACGAACTTGCCCGGGTGATCGAGAATCTCGTCGAGAACGCCCTGAAATACGGGTGTGGCGACGACGGCGGCTGCAAGCCCATCGACATTTCGCTGGCCCGCAAGGGGACGCTCGTCGTTCTCTCGGTGCGCGACTATGGTCCCGGCGTCGCGCCGGAGCATATTCCGCGCCTGACCGAGCGTTTCTATCGGGTCGACGCCGGCAAGAGCCGCGCCAAAGGCGGCACTGGATTGGGCCTCGCCATCGTCAAACATATCGTGCTGCGCCACCGTGGCCGGCTCGGGATCGAATCCGCGCTTGGCGAGGGAACGCTGTTTCGCGTCATTTTGCCGGCGAGCGATTCAGCCTAG
- a CDS encoding lysylphosphatidylglycerol synthase domain-containing protein yields the protein MTSRDNDVFEATTPGLPVVRPQASGGFFGSLRERLPRGALGVLGVAASLAVFALAAYILGRTLSSLSYADLLNAFRATSGAQILASLALSALSYLFLTGYDVVALYHLRARAPYRVAALASFASYAISFNLGFPIITSAAVRYWIYSRVALNALQVANITVFAGVTFWLGMTLVMGIGFIYGADALEALDGLPAFLHIIPGVLILAGVLFYFAWVTVDRRSIRLRGHALELPGFVPTLAQFTLGVADLCCAAGALYVLLPEGVPLDFVPFVAVYVVACILGVISHAPGGIGVFEATMLHAIPAASHESILASLLLFRMIYYFLPFVVALALLGADEGARRWGTLRDAIARILEERSN from the coding sequence GTGACCTCGCGCGATAACGACGTATTCGAAGCCACGACGCCGGGGTTGCCCGTCGTGAGGCCACAAGCAAGCGGCGGATTTTTTGGGTCGCTGCGTGAACGGCTGCCGAGAGGCGCGCTCGGCGTGCTGGGCGTGGCGGCCAGTCTCGCCGTCTTTGCACTCGCTGCTTATATCCTAGGCCGAACGCTCTCAAGCCTCAGCTATGCCGATCTGCTGAACGCGTTTCGCGCGACGAGCGGCGCGCAGATTCTCGCGTCCCTGGCCCTCTCCGCGCTCTCCTATCTGTTCTTGACCGGTTATGACGTCGTCGCGCTCTACCATTTGCGAGCGCGTGCGCCCTACAGGGTCGCTGCGCTCGCGTCCTTCGCAAGCTACGCCATTTCCTTCAACCTCGGATTTCCGATCATCACCAGCGCGGCCGTGCGCTACTGGATTTACTCGCGCGTCGCATTGAACGCGCTGCAAGTCGCCAACATCACCGTCTTCGCCGGCGTCACGTTCTGGCTTGGGATGACGCTGGTGATGGGCATAGGCTTCATCTATGGCGCGGACGCGCTCGAGGCGCTCGATGGCTTGCCGGCCTTCCTTCACATCATTCCGGGCGTGCTGATACTTGCAGGCGTGCTGTTCTATTTCGCCTGGGTGACGGTTGATCGCCGCAGCATTCGGCTTCGCGGCCACGCTCTCGAACTGCCGGGCTTCGTCCCGACTTTGGCGCAGTTCACGCTTGGGGTCGCCGACCTGTGCTGCGCCGCAGGCGCGCTCTATGTGCTGCTTCCCGAGGGCGTCCCGCTGGACTTTGTGCCCTTCGTCGCGGTTTATGTCGTCGCCTGCATCCTGGGCGTGATCAGCCATGCGCCGGGCGGCATCGGCGTCTTCGAGGCGACGATGCTGCACGCTATTCCGGCGGCTTCGCATGAAAGCATTCTGGCGTCGCTGCTTCTGTTTCGCATGATCTATTACTTTCTCCCATTCGTTGTCGCGCTTGCGCTTCTCGGCGCCGACGAGGGCGCGCGCCGTTGGGGGACGCTGCGGGATGCAATCGCACGCATCCTGGAAGAGCGCTCGAATTGA
- a CDS encoding four-helix bundle copper-binding protein gives MHMIPKEMQACIDACLNCYQMCFGMAMTHCLEEGGEHVKPKHFRAMIACADMCRNSTQMMLMNSPLAKQMCALCAEACETCAKECDPIPDMKECADECRRCAEECRRMSGRKMAA, from the coding sequence ATGCACATGATCCCGAAGGAAATGCAGGCCTGCATCGACGCCTGCCTGAACTGTTATCAGATGTGCTTTGGCATGGCGATGACCCATTGTCTCGAGGAAGGCGGCGAGCATGTGAAGCCCAAACATTTTCGGGCGATGATCGCCTGCGCCGATATGTGCCGCAACAGCACGCAAATGATGCTGATGAATTCGCCGCTGGCCAAACAGATGTGCGCGCTTTGCGCCGAGGCTTGCGAAACCTGCGCCAAGGAGTGCGATCCGATTCCGGACATGAAGGAATGCGCCGACGAATGCCGTCGCTGCGCCGAAGAATGCCGCAGGATGTCCGGACGCAAGATGGCCGCATAA
- a CDS encoding c-type cytochrome, producing MRIALSLGMVLVAAPAMAASADPTTGAQIAKAECASCHAVGSDAEAKSPDPKAPRFIDVANMPSTTELSLKVFLRSSHKNMPNIILAREEIDSLASYILGLGGK from the coding sequence ATGAGGATAGCGCTTTCTTTGGGCATGGTCCTTGTTGCGGCGCCGGCTATGGCCGCGAGCGCGGATCCGACGACCGGCGCGCAAATCGCCAAAGCCGAATGCGCCTCATGCCATGCCGTTGGATCCGACGCAGAGGCCAAGAGCCCGGATCCCAAGGCGCCGCGCTTTATCGATGTCGCCAACATGCCTTCGACGACGGAACTGTCGCTCAAAGTTTTCCTGCGCTCTTCGCATAAGAACATGCCCAACATCATTCTCGCTCGCGAAGAGATCGACTCGCTGGCGAGCTATATTTTGGGGCTTGGCGGCAAATAG
- the fabI gene encoding enoyl-ACP reductase FabI, which translates to MTVSTGLMQGKRGLIMGVANDHSIAYGIARVLARHGATLAFTYQGEALGKRVKPLAQELGSNLVLPCDAEDISTVDQVFARLEYDWGDMDFLVHSIAYSDKSELKGLYADTTRENFIRTLVISCFSFTEAARRAATLMKNGGSLLTVSFGGGTHVMPNYNVMGVAKAALDSSVRYLAADFGDRGIRVNALSPGPVRTMAGAGITGARAMGAFQKKHSPLRRMITLDEIGGSALYLLSELSGGVTGEVHLVDAGYNIMLQPRPEDLNGEE; encoded by the coding sequence ATGACAGTTTCAACCGGTCTCATGCAGGGTAAGCGCGGCCTCATCATGGGCGTCGCCAATGATCATTCGATCGCCTATGGCATCGCGCGCGTTCTTGCGCGCCACGGCGCGACGCTCGCATTCACCTATCAGGGCGAGGCGCTCGGCAAGCGCGTCAAGCCGCTCGCGCAGGAGCTCGGGTCGAACCTCGTGCTGCCGTGCGACGCCGAGGATATTTCGACGGTGGATCAGGTGTTCGCCCGTCTCGAATACGACTGGGGCGATATGGATTTTCTCGTCCACTCGATCGCTTATTCCGACAAGAGCGAATTGAAGGGACTCTACGCGGACACCACGCGCGAGAATTTCATTCGCACGCTTGTCATTTCCTGTTTTTCCTTCACCGAAGCCGCGCGCCGCGCCGCCACGCTGATGAAGAACGGCGGATCGTTGCTGACGGTCAGCTTCGGCGGCGGCACGCATGTCATGCCGAATTACAACGTCATGGGCGTGGCGAAGGCTGCGCTCGATTCATCCGTGCGCTATCTTGCCGCCGATTTCGGCGATCGCGGCATTCGCGTCAATGCGCTGTCGCCCGGCCCGGTGCGCACGATGGCGGGCGCCGGCATCACAGGCGCGCGGGCGATGGGCGCGTTTCAAAAAAAGCATAGTCCGTTGCGCCGGATGATCACGCTTGATGAAATCGGCGGCTCGGCGCTTTATTTACTATCGGAGCTGTCGGGCGGCGTGACGGGCGAAGTGCATCTTGTCGACGCCGGCTATAATATCATGTTGCAGCCACGTCCCGAGGATCTCAACGGCGAGGAGTAA
- the fabB gene encoding beta-ketoacyl-ACP synthase I, whose product MRRVVVTGMGIVSSIGNTTQEVIASLREAKSGISRAEKYAELGFRSQVYGMPSLDPSTIVDRRAMRFHATGTAWNHVAMDQAIADAGLTEAEISNERTGIIMGSGGPSTHTLVESADITRTKGPKRVGPFAVPKCMSSTASATLAVWFKIKGVNYSISSACATSNHCIGNAYELIQYGKQDMIFAGGCEELEWELSVLFDAMGAMSSSYNDRPATASRAYDKNRDGFVIAGGAGVLVLEELEHAKARGAKIYGEIAGYGATSDGHDMVAPSGEGAVRCMRQALATVKCPIDYINPHATATPVGDAKEIEALREVFGVGDKCPPIAATKSLTGHSLGATGVQEAIYSLLMMQNGFICESANIEELDPDFADMPIMRERRDNVKLGAVLSNSFGFGGTNATLVFKHPDA is encoded by the coding sequence ATGAGACGAGTCGTCGTCACCGGCATGGGAATTGTGTCGTCGATCGGCAACACCACCCAGGAAGTTATCGCTTCGCTGCGCGAGGCGAAGTCTGGCATCTCGCGCGCGGAGAAATACGCCGAACTCGGCTTCCGTTCGCAGGTGTACGGAATGCCGTCGCTCGACCCCTCGACGATCGTCGATCGCCGCGCCATGCGCTTCCACGCCACAGGCACGGCGTGGAATCATGTCGCCATGGATCAGGCGATCGCCGACGCCGGCCTGACCGAAGCGGAAATCTCCAACGAGCGCACCGGAATCATCATGGGGTCGGGCGGCCCTTCGACCCACACGCTTGTCGAATCTGCCGACATCACCCGCACCAAGGGACCCAAGCGCGTCGGTCCCTTCGCCGTGCCCAAATGCATGTCTTCGACCGCCTCGGCGACGCTTGCGGTCTGGTTCAAGATCAAGGGCGTCAACTATTCGATCTCGTCCGCCTGCGCCACGTCCAATCACTGCATCGGCAACGCATACGAACTGATTCAGTACGGCAAGCAGGACATGATTTTCGCCGGCGGCTGCGAGGAGCTGGAGTGGGAGCTCTCGGTCCTTTTCGACGCCATGGGCGCGATGTCCTCCTCCTACAATGATCGGCCGGCGACGGCGTCGCGCGCCTATGACAAGAATCGCGACGGATTCGTCATCGCCGGCGGCGCGGGCGTGCTGGTGCTCGAAGAACTCGAACACGCCAAGGCGCGCGGCGCGAAGATCTACGGCGAGATCGCGGGCTACGGCGCGACCTCTGACGGCCATGACATGGTGGCGCCCTCCGGCGAGGGCGCGGTGCGCTGCATGCGGCAGGCGCTCGCGACGGTGAAATGCCCGATCGACTACATCAACCCCCACGCCACGGCGACCCCCGTCGGCGACGCCAAGGAAATCGAAGCGCTGCGCGAAGTGTTCGGCGTCGGCGACAAATGTCCGCCGATCGCCGCGACCAAATCCCTGACCGGCCATTCGCTCGGCGCGACGGGCGTGCAGGAGGCGATCTATTCCTTGTTGATGATGCAGAACGGCTTTATCTGCGAGAGCGCTAATATCGAAGAGCTCGATCCGGATTTCGCCGACATGCCCATCATGCGCGAACGCCGCGACAATGTGAAGCTCGGCGCGGTGCTGTCGAACTCATTCGGCTTCGGCGGCACCAATGCGACATTGGTGTTCAAGCATCCAGACGCGTAA
- the fabA gene encoding 3-hydroxyacyl-[acyl-carrier-protein] dehydratase FabA, with translation MGERRSSFGYEDLLACGEEKLFGPGNAQLPLPPMLMFDRITEIFEDGGEHGKGYMRAELDIKPSLWFFDCHFKCNPVMPGCLGLDALWQMVGFYLAWLDNPGRGMALGVGEVKFSGQVRPTVKKVTYGIDFKRVFKGKLVLGIADGWAAADGERIYEAKDLKVGLAKAEAPAAA, from the coding sequence ATGGGCGAAAGGCGCTCCTCATTCGGCTACGAGGATTTACTGGCGTGCGGCGAGGAGAAGCTGTTCGGCCCGGGAAATGCGCAGCTGCCGCTGCCGCCGATGCTGATGTTCGACCGGATCACCGAGATCTTCGAAGACGGCGGCGAGCACGGCAAAGGCTACATGCGCGCCGAACTCGACATTAAGCCGAGCCTTTGGTTCTTCGACTGCCATTTCAAGTGCAATCCGGTCATGCCGGGCTGCCTTGGGCTCGACGCGCTGTGGCAGATGGTCGGCTTCTATCTCGCCTGGCTCGACAATCCGGGACGCGGCATGGCGCTCGGCGTCGGCGAGGTGAAATTCAGCGGGCAAGTTCGCCCGACCGTCAAAAAGGTGACCTACGGCATCGACTTTAAGCGCGTCTTCAAGGGCAAGCTTGTGCTTGGCATCGCCGACGGCTGGGCCGCGGCGGACGGCGAGCGCATCTATGAGGCGAAGGACTTGAAAGTCGGGCTCGCCAAGGCCGAGGCGCCGGCCGCCGCCTGA
- the irrA gene encoding iron response transcriptional regulator IrrA, which produces MDAEPNSTVPPDSAPRKPVADLLADAGLRPTRQRLALGELLFGQSGDRHVTAERLYEEALAANLSVSLATVYNALHQFTQVGLLREIAVDGARVYFDTNTADHHHFLLEDDGELYDIAGANVSVSDLPQPPDGLRVARVDVVVRLRRA; this is translated from the coding sequence ATGGACGCCGAGCCGAATTCGACCGTTCCGCCAGACTCTGCGCCGCGCAAGCCCGTCGCGGACTTGTTGGCCGACGCCGGGCTGCGGCCGACCCGCCAGCGGCTGGCGCTCGGCGAGCTGCTGTTCGGTCAAAGCGGCGATCGTCATGTCACGGCGGAGCGGCTCTATGAGGAAGCCCTCGCCGCTAATCTCTCCGTGTCGCTCGCGACCGTGTATAATGCGCTCCACCAGTTCACCCAGGTTGGCTTGCTGCGGGAGATCGCCGTCGACGGCGCCCGGGTGTATTTCGACACCAACACCGCCGACCACCATCATTTCCTCCTCGAAGACGACGGTGAGCTGTACGACATCGCCGGCGCGAATGTCTCGGTCTCCGATCTTCCCCAGCCGCCCGACGGTTTGCGGGTCGCACGCGTAGATGTGGTGGTGCGTCTTCGCCGCGCCTAA